The following are from one region of the Sorghum bicolor cultivar BTx623 chromosome 2, Sorghum_bicolor_NCBIv3, whole genome shotgun sequence genome:
- the LOC110432435 gene encoding uncharacterized protein LOC110432435 isoform X2: MALRALVGKLRVLPERAAASRTFASKLEKQCPKCSREAQAGSFAEMMEKEERREMEEIARMKRNSAVGTGSKAANTPCL, from the exons ATGGCGTTGCGCGCTTTGGTCGGCAAGCTGAGGGTCCTCCCTGAGCGGGCGGCGGCCTCTCGCACCTTCGCCTCCAAGCTG GAGAAGCAATGCCCCAAATGTTCTCGTGAAGCGCAGGCTGGATCTTTTGCTGAAATGATGGAAAAAGAAGAACG GCGTGAAATGGAGGAAATTGCAAGGATGAAAAGGAACAGCGCCGTGG GGACGGGAAGCAAAGCAGCAAATACTCCATGCCTATGA
- the LOC110432435 gene encoding uncharacterized protein LOC110432435 isoform X1 — translation MALRALVGKLRVLPERAAASRTFASKLEKQCPKCSREAQAGSFAEMMEKEERREMEEIARMKRNSAVGMVLGTVATSALVFYTVCVIEAIFDDDV, via the exons ATGGCGTTGCGCGCTTTGGTCGGCAAGCTGAGGGTCCTCCCTGAGCGGGCGGCGGCCTCTCGCACCTTCGCCTCCAAGCTG GAGAAGCAATGCCCCAAATGTTCTCGTGAAGCGCAGGCTGGATCTTTTGCTGAAATGATGGAAAAAGAAGAACG GCGTGAAATGGAGGAAATTGCAAGGATGAAAAGGAACAGCGCCGTGGGTATGGTGCTAGGCACTGTTGCCACCAGTGCTTTGGTATTCTATACAGTATGTGTTATTGAAGCCATATTTGATGATGACGTGTAG
- the LOC110432738 gene encoding uncharacterized protein LOC110432738, with protein MCLHMQPSFAPSSKSWVHFTFNCPPASNGNYIFCKSLPNRIRRKPAVSRAQKSSRRRRLRVTSLDSSAAALESPPTSPWTPAPDPLFCLPRPPSTRNARRRSAPGRHSSGAAGLLQGQWVVGGAGYPLMDWLLDAVRAVAKDAFQLQDLHIVLGTCCVLHFSDLGLSGRMEIHCFCR; from the exons ATGTGCCTGCACATGCAGCCATCCTTTGCGCCTTCCAGCAAGTCAT GG GTTCATTTTACATTTAACTGCCCGCCGGCTAGCAATGGTAATTACATTTTTTGCAAATCACTCCCAAACCGCATCCGTAGGAAACCAGCAGTATCTCGAGCACAGAagagcagccgccgccgccgtctgcgAGTCACCTCTCTTGATTCGTCGGCCGCCGCCCTCGAGTCGCCACCGACCTCGCCATGGACTCCGGCGCCTGATCCCCTGTTTTGTCTCCCTCGCCCGCCCTCGACTCGCAACGCCCGCAGGAGGAGCGCCCCTGGCCGGCACTCCAGCGGTGCCGCGGGGCTGCTGCAAGGCCAGTGGGTGGTGGGCGGTGCCGGGTACCCGCTCATGGACTGGCTGCTGGACGCCGTGCGCGCTGTCGCCAAGGACGCCTTCCAGCTGCAGGACCTCCACATCGTGCTCGGCACCTGCTGCGTCCTCCATTTTTCAGATTTG GGACTTAGTGGAAGAATGGAGATACACTGTTTCTGCAGGTGA